The genomic stretch ACAGTCCGAAGGTTTTTTCGAAAAGACGGTGGTGATACATTCGACCGTGCCCATTCCGTCTACCGCATCGCCCTCTTTTACGACGCCCGCCCCCAATGCGGCGCAAATCTGGTCGTGCGAGCCGAGCACGAGCATACAGTGTTCCGAAAGCCCCAGATCTTTCGCGACGCTTTTTTTGATCATGCCGACGATACTGCCCGTCGGCATGGGTGTGGAAAACAGAGAAACGGGCACGCCGAGTTCGTTTAAAAAGTCTTCGTCAAAGGTCAGTTTTCCGATATGGAACGCACCCGTGCGGGAGGCGAGAGCATAGTCGATCGCACGCTCGCCCGTCAAAAGATACCCCAGATAATCGCAGATAAGCATCGCTTTGTCTGCCCGCGCGAAAATTTCGGGTCGGTTTTGTTTCAGCCACAAAAGTTTACTGACGGAAAACAGGCTCTGCGGCAGCGAACCGAGATTCTGAAACAAATATTCGTTCGTAAATTTTTCCGAGATCATCTCCGCCTGTTCCGCGCCGCGCGCGTCGGTATATAGCATGGGATCGAATAAAATTTCATCGTTTTTATCTAGGAGCACGAACGATTCCCCGAACGTGGAAATACAGACGGAAGAAACTTCGCGTTTTGCCGCGACTTCCGAGATCATGGAAAATACCCGTCCGCGGATCGCGGCAATATCTACGTATAATTCGCCCTCCGCTTGTTTGAGCGGATATTCCGTAATTTTATATTCGAGAATTTCCCCTTTGTCGGAAAACAATTGGCATTTGCAGCAAGTCGTCCCCACGTCCAGACTCAAATAATTCATATTTTCACCTCGGCCTTATTTTACTTGATTTTTTTCATGCGGTATAGTATTATTTGTTTATAAATATGGTAATTTTGTATT from Candidatus Borkfalkia ceftriaxoniphila encodes the following:
- a CDS encoding FGGY-family carbohydrate kinase; translated protein: MNYLSLDVGTTCCKCQLFSDKGEILEYKITEYPLKQAEGELYVDIAAIRGRVFSMISEVAAKREVSSVCISTFGESFVLLDKNDEILFDPMLYTDARGAEQAEMISEKFTNEYLFQNLGSLPQSLFSVSKLLWLKQNRPEIFARADKAMLICDYLGYLLTGERAIDYALASRTGAFHIGKLTFDEDFLNELGVPVSLFSTPMPTGSIVGMIKKSVAKDLGLSEHCMLVLGSHDQICAALGAGVVKEGDAVDGMGTVECITTVFSKKPSDCTMGEQGYPCVPYAVKGLYCTYMFNYSNGSLVSWFKDELLHGYRGNEENFFSYIEKDMKRAPTGILTLPYFGGAATPYQNIHAKGAILNLTLRATDRDVYRSVMEGTAMEMRLNLETASAYGIKVTGATATGGGANSGLWLQAKADIENIPFRTLRSSEGGLCGCAMLQSVAMGQFADLEEAAKLFVQYREEFFPDADLHAAYEEQYSKYKKLYQTLKEFY